A DNA window from Ctenopharyngodon idella isolate HZGC_01 chromosome 8, HZGC01, whole genome shotgun sequence contains the following coding sequences:
- the LOC127517254 gene encoding histone-lysine N-methyltransferase SETD1B-A-like: protein MWAGSGPTLCCCQGIFIHWIVSCNIVSNLVSKCALLCCLFLDSAAPTSTSDDRPRRWLDGIRNHMTGCARSEGYYFISKREKLRYLCEELSASEEFIVDTQGKSVPAQIPPSSRSGSELRAEQRRLLSSFSCDSDLLKFNQLKFRKKKLRFGKSRIHDWGLFAEEPIAADEMIIEYVGQSIRQVIADMRERRYENEGIGSSYLFRVDQDTIIDATKCGNLARFINHSCNPNCYAKVITVEAQKKIVIYSRQPIGVNEEITYDYKFPIEDEKIPCLCAAENCRGTLN, encoded by the exons atgtgggccggatctgggccgacactatgttgctgtcagggaaTTTTCATCCACTGGATTGTGTCATGCAACATTGTGTCAAATCTAGTTTCCAAATGCGCATTGCTCTGTTGTTTGTTCCTTGACTCTGCTGCACCAACCAGCACTTCTGATGATAGGCCAAGAAGATGGCTGGATGGGATCAGGAATCACATGACAGGTTGTGCACGTAGTGAGGGTTATTACTTCATCAGCAAGAGGGAAAAGCTGCGATATCTCTGTGAGGAACTTTCTGCTTCAGAAGAGTTTATTGTAGATACTCAG GGAAAGAGCGTGCCAGCTCAGATTCCACCTTCATCCAGATCAGGTTCAGAACTTAGAGCGGAACAGCGTCGTCTGTTGTCCTCATTCAGCTGTGACAGTGACCTCCTCAAATTCAACCAGCTCAAG TTTCGTAAGAAGAAGCTGCGTTTTGGCAAGAGTCGTATTCATGACTGGGGGCTGTTTGCAGAGGAACCTATTGCTGCAGATGAAATGATAATTGAATATGTAGGCCAGAGCATTCGGCAG GTGATAGCGGACATGCGTGAAAGGCGTTATGAAAATGAGGGCATTGGAAGCAGCTATCTGTTCCGGGTCGACCAGGACACTATCATTGATGCAACCAAGTGCGGTAACCTGGCAAGATTCATCAATCACAGTTGCAAT CCAAACTGCTATGCCAAAGTTATCACTGTAGAAGCtcaaaagaagatagtcatcTACTCTCGGCAACCTATTGGTGTAAATGAAGAGATCACTTATGATTACAAATTCCCTATTGAGGATGAGAAGATCCCCTGCCTGTGTGCTGCGGAGAACTGTAGAGGAACCCTCAACTAG
- the LOC127517242 gene encoding histone-lysine N-methyltransferase SETD1B-A-like, which yields MQGLKLSEPLRYTLQDPVKHCLTNKYKLPDPVIFFSEQESELPSPPSPTYRGLSDDLETQYTTDSEDQRVITETLEDSENLRPITPTGSLSGSDPEMELGRRFSPPAVEEVELPHTPGGCLEMEEDEDHILPPGPPTPLPPPPSPTGIEELSFSPLYHCPPLTFLYPAYEETPKTPGCFNGPSHVYHSEGITPTGLLQETLQRMGSPSNSILSPCADSMIPRTPGRDMSPSPPVLNHGERNVQHRELWTSGLNHRSSSFAQSDAQTNNFSIDNSHAPHNRHIPSNQTACLDLARLKRRRERLKMRKRMIELQRRRQYPNMDTHSSLQVNNVTTKSSSNQVLGHLDRVSDIRTEQTLPEAQRQKRLLEDKHQMNENQRLQESSCEWRKWRESSSTRHLIFSPRSERREKLVIHAVWTKGVNEEEIRHLKATYERLVVQDKDCDWLSRTRWIPHPHILKHI from the exons ATGCAAGGTCTGAAACTATCTGAGCCTCTCAGATACACCTTACAGGACCCAGTTAAACACTGtttaacaaacaaatataaGCTCCCAGACCCAGTGATATTCTTCTCAGAACAGGAGTCAGAGCTGCCCAGCCCACCGTCTCCTACATACAGAGGATTGTCAG ATGATTTGGAGACACAATATACTACAGATTCAGAGGACCAGAGAGTTATTACAGAAACACTGGAGGATTCTGAGAACCTCAGGCCCATCACTCCTACTGGATCCTTGTCCGGCAGTGACCCTGAAATGGAGCTGGGGCGTAGATTTTCACCTCCTGCAGTTGAGGAGGTGGAGCTGCCGCACACGCCTGGTGGATGTCTGGAAATGGAGGAGGATGAGGATCATATTCTACCTCCAGGACCACCTACACCACTACCACCACCTCCTTCTCCCACAGGCATCGAGGAACTTTCCTTCTCACCCCTTTACCACTGTCCTCCTCTCACTTTCTTATACCCCGCATATGAGGAAACACCAAAAACACCAGGCTGCTTCAATGGTCCCAGCCACGTTTATCACTCTGAGGGAATAACACCAACGGGATTACTGCAAGAGACCTTACAAAGAATGGGAAGCCCCTCTAACTCCATTCTGTCTCCATGTGCTGACAGCATGATTCCGAGGACTCCAGGGAGAGACATGTCTCCATCTCCACCTGTCCTAAACCATGGAGAGAGAAACGTTCAGCATAGAGAGCTGTGGACTAGTGGACTCAATCATCGCAGCTCCAGTTTTGCACAGTCAGATGCACAAACTAACAATTTTAGTATAGATAATAGTCATGCACCTCATAACCGCCATATACCCTCAAATCAAACAGCGTGTTTGGACTTGGCACGTTTGAAAAGGCGACGAGAGCGGCTTAAAATGAGGAAACGAATGATTGAATTACAAAGGAGAAGACAATACCCAAATATGGACACTCATTCGTCCTTACAAGTGAACAATGTGACAACTAAATCTTCTTCAAATCAGGTTTTGGGGCATTTGGATCGTGTCTCAGATATCAGGACAGAACAAACACTACCAGAAGCTCAAAGACAGAAGCGTTTGCTAGAAGACAAACATCAAATGAATGAGAATCAAAGGCTTCAGGAGTCGTCATGTGAATGGAGAAAATGGAGAGAATCATCATCCACACGTCACCTCATCTTCTCTCCACGCTCTGAGAGAAGAGAGAAGTTGGTCATCCATGCTGTGTGGACTAAAGGGGTGAATGAGGAGGAGATCAGGCACCTGAAGGCCACCTATGAAAGGCTTGTGGTGCAGGATAAagactgtgattggttgagcagAACACGCTGGATCCCACATCCTCATATCCTTAAACACATATAA